In Paracoccus methylovorus, a genomic segment contains:
- a CDS encoding M48 metallopeptidase family protein produces MTPSKWGSCNAAKGIVWLNTELSAKPINATDYVILHELAHLISDRHDDQFVAVLNQHMP; encoded by the coding sequence GTGACGCCATCGAAATGGGGCAGTTGCAACGCTGCCAAGGGCATCGTCTGGCTAAACACGGAACTGTCCGCAAAGCCCATAAATGCCACTGATTATGTTATTCTGCACGAACTCGCGCATCTGATTTCTGATCGGCATGATGATCAATTCGTCGCAGTTCTCAATCAACATATGCCGTAA
- a CDS encoding sulfate/molybdate ABC transporter ATP-binding protein, which produces MSIGIEHMTKSFGGTAVLRGIDLTVESGELVALLGPSGSGKTTLLKIIAGLEWPDGGGLQVHGQNWLNLAAQDRRIGFVFQHYALFPHMSVRDNIAFGLTVRPRTQRPGKAVIASKVDQLLEFLQIAHLGDRYPAQLSGGQRQRVALGRALAIEPTVLLLDEPFGALDAAVRRDLRAWLRDVHDQTGSTTIFVTHDQEEAFELADRVVVMGDGRIEQIGNADQIHDHPASPFVARFMGATIEVPITLNAGRAEAAGLDSSRLPRRALPDGPATLFLRPADITPLADPAGRWQITHRTSNGALLRLDLTDGAGHFGIDLPRRAPEAQGLAPGGRVNLRPEAGAIFPGSRAASQSHPTPIEFPRKEISL; this is translated from the coding sequence ATGTCCATCGGCATCGAGCACATGACCAAAAGCTTCGGCGGCACCGCGGTGCTGCGCGGTATCGACCTGACCGTCGAATCGGGCGAGTTGGTGGCGCTGCTGGGTCCCTCGGGCTCGGGCAAGACCACGCTGCTGAAGATCATCGCCGGGCTTGAATGGCCCGACGGCGGCGGCTTGCAGGTGCATGGACAGAACTGGCTGAACCTTGCTGCGCAGGATCGCCGCATCGGTTTCGTCTTTCAGCATTACGCCCTGTTCCCGCATATGAGCGTGCGCGACAACATCGCCTTCGGCCTGACCGTGCGCCCGCGCACCCAGCGGCCGGGCAAGGCCGTGATCGCCAGCAAGGTCGATCAATTGCTGGAGTTCCTGCAAATCGCGCATCTGGGCGACCGCTACCCGGCGCAACTATCGGGTGGCCAGCGTCAGCGCGTGGCACTGGGACGGGCCTTGGCCATCGAGCCCACCGTGTTGCTGCTTGACGAACCCTTCGGCGCGCTTGATGCCGCCGTGCGCCGCGACCTGCGCGCCTGGTTGCGCGATGTGCATGACCAGACCGGCTCGACCACGATCTTCGTCACCCACGATCAGGAAGAGGCCTTTGAGCTGGCCGACCGCGTCGTCGTGATGGGCGACGGCCGGATCGAGCAGATCGGCAATGCCGACCAGATCCACGACCATCCCGCCAGCCCCTTTGTCGCCCGTTTCATGGGGGCAACCATCGAGGTGCCGATCACGCTTAACGCCGGCCGGGCCGAGGCGGCGGGGCTGGACAGCAGCCGCCTGCCGCGCCGCGCCCTGCCCGACGGGCCGGCAACGCTGTTCCTGCGCCCCGCCGATATCACGCCGCTGGCCGATCCGGCCGGGCGCTGGCAGATCACACATCGCACCAGCAACGGCGCGCTTTTGCGGCTGGATCTGACCGATGGCGCCGGCCACTTTGGCATCGACCTGCCCCGCCGCGCGCCAGAGGCGCAGGGGCTGGCCCCCGGCGGCCGCGTCAACCTGCGCCCCGAGGCTGGCGCGATCTTTCCCGGTTCCCGCGCCGCCAGCCAGTCACACCCGACCCCCATTGAATTCCCCCGCAAGGAGATAAGCCTATGA
- a CDS encoding YgjP-like metallopeptidase domain-containing protein has protein sequence MIGGIDVEVHWKSIKNLHVGVYPPDGRVRVAAPTAVSLDAVRRAVLTRMAWVRRQQARFLTQERQSKRLYRSGETHYVWGRPLRLEVVEWNRRKHKIAVLGNDRLSMNSPLNSSRDQRATWMAAWRRAELRMVSAPRSC, from the coding sequence ATGATCGGCGGCATCGATGTCGAGGTGCATTGGAAAAGCATCAAGAACCTGCACGTTGGCGTCTACCCACCTGATGGCCGCGTCCGCGTTGCCGCTCCGACGGCCGTGAGCCTGGATGCTGTCAGGCGTGCTGTCCTGACACGAATGGCATGGGTGCGGCGGCAGCAAGCGCGGTTCTTGACCCAGGAAAGGCAATCCAAGCGCCTCTATCGGAGCGGCGAAACGCATTATGTCTGGGGGCGCCCACTGCGCCTGGAGGTCGTCGAATGGAATAGGCGAAAGCATAAGATTGCTGTTCTGGGGAATGATCGCCTGTCGATGAACTCCCCCTTGAACAGTAGTCGTGATCAACGCGCCACATGGATGGCCGCTTGGCGACGGGCAGAGTTGCGGATGGTTTCGGCCCCTAGGTCATGTTGA
- a CDS encoding IS630 family transposase — protein MVGRVADEVVLSAAERGFLEAQVRRHKAARSLSDRCRIILLCAEGLQSKEVGARLGVHEHTVGKWRRRSVRDRIEGLTDEYRPGRPRTVSDDQVAEVIERTLNTTPKDATHWSIRSMAVATGLSHTTIRRIWAAFGLQPHRSETFKLSTDPLFVDKVQDIVGLYMAPPNRAIVLCVDEKSQIQALDREQPVLPMAPGVAERRTHSYIRHGTTSLFAALDIATGAVIGKCYKRHRATAFLDFLKRIDATLPQGRDVHLVMDNYATHKTPKIKAWLARRPHWHVHFTPTSASWINQVERWFAELTRKQLQRGVHRSTADLEADIVAFIDAHNENPKPYRWVKSADEILASVKRFCQKTQQNLCAEI, from the coding sequence ATGGTAGGCCGGGTGGCGGACGAGGTGGTTCTGAGCGCCGCGGAGCGCGGGTTTCTGGAGGCTCAGGTTCGACGGCACAAGGCGGCGCGTTCGCTGTCGGACCGGTGCCGGATAATCCTGCTCTGTGCGGAAGGGCTGCAAAGCAAGGAGGTCGGCGCGCGGCTCGGAGTGCATGAGCATACTGTCGGCAAGTGGCGCAGACGGTCCGTCAGGGACCGGATCGAGGGGCTGACCGACGAATATCGTCCTGGTCGGCCCCGCACGGTGTCGGACGATCAGGTAGCCGAGGTGATCGAGCGGACACTGAACACCACGCCGAAGGACGCCACCCATTGGTCGATCCGCTCGATGGCTGTGGCGACGGGCCTGTCGCATACCACCATCCGCCGGATCTGGGCCGCCTTCGGCCTGCAACCGCATCGCAGCGAGACGTTCAAGCTCTCGACCGATCCGCTGTTCGTCGACAAGGTGCAGGATATCGTCGGCCTTTACATGGCCCCACCGAACCGGGCCATCGTGCTGTGCGTGGACGAAAAATCCCAGATTCAGGCGCTGGATCGGGAACAGCCGGTGTTGCCGATGGCGCCGGGTGTCGCCGAGCGGAGAACCCACAGCTATATCCGCCACGGTACGACCTCGCTGTTTGCAGCACTCGATATCGCCACAGGGGCGGTGATCGGCAAATGCTACAAGCGGCACCGGGCGACCGCGTTCCTCGACTTCCTGAAGCGGATCGATGCAACCTTGCCGCAAGGACGGGACGTGCATCTGGTGATGGACAACTACGCCACCCACAAGACACCCAAGATCAAGGCCTGGCTCGCCCGGCGCCCGCATTGGCATGTGCATTTCACACCCACCTCAGCCAGTTGGATCAACCAGGTGGAGCGCTGGTTCGCAGAACTGACGCGCAAGCAACTGCAACGGGGCGTCCACCGCTCCACCGCCGACCTCGAGGCGGACATTGTCGCATTCATCGACGCGCACAACGAGAACCCCAAGCCCTACCGATGGGTCAAATCCGCCGACGAAATCCTCGCGTCGGTCAAACGCTTCTGCCAGAAAACACAGCAAAATCTATGTGCCGAAATTTAG
- a CDS encoding GNAT family N-acetyltransferase: MDGDAVVIGRESPLGQDLALLFQRHTADMHADTPPESIHMLPRADLESPDIAFFVLREAGVPVGMGALKRISPDHAEIKSMHVLAEARGRGHSRRMLDALIAHARAEGMSRLSLETGVQPTFIAARGLYARAGFADCAAFGDYRPDPNSVFMTIDLSGSD, translated from the coding sequence ATGGACGGCGACGCGGTGGTGATTGGGCGGGAAAGCCCCTTGGGTCAGGATCTGGCGCTGCTGTTTCAGCGCCATACTGCCGACATGCATGCGGACACGCCGCCTGAATCGATCCACATGTTGCCGCGCGCCGATCTGGAAAGCCCTGACATCGCCTTTTTCGTGCTGCGCGAGGCTGGGGTTCCCGTTGGCATGGGTGCCTTGAAGCGCATCTCCCCGGATCATGCCGAGATCAAGTCCATGCATGTGCTGGCCGAGGCGCGTGGCCGGGGCCATTCGCGTCGCATGCTCGATGCGCTGATCGCCCATGCCCGGGCCGAGGGCATGTCGCGCCTTAGCCTTGAGACGGGGGTGCAGCCGACGTTCATCGCTGCGCGCGGGCTTTATGCGCGGGCGGGATTTGCCGACTGCGCGGCCTTTGGCGATTACCGGCCCGATCCGAACAGCGTCTTCATGACGATTGACCTGAGCGGTTCGGATTGA
- a CDS encoding TniQ family protein yields MNGYPGWMARLPLSVHSIPGETATSLASRLAQVNQVPLREFLRDMGIGIHSLIAGERAALTQLAELSGVPVAALRQGTPRTSDGEAWFAGHRFPAASVGGREVRGCPDCLEAEPGLRGIWSLPFVTICPEHNRPLVTLWTVQDRLDRHEVTRRLPELDLPAESS; encoded by the coding sequence ATGAATGGCTATCCGGGATGGATGGCCCGACTTCCTCTTTCCGTTCATTCCATACCTGGCGAAACTGCGACTTCCTTGGCGTCGCGCTTGGCGCAGGTAAACCAAGTTCCCTTGCGCGAATTCTTGCGCGACATGGGTATCGGGATACACAGCCTGATTGCTGGCGAACGCGCTGCCCTCACACAATTGGCGGAGCTTTCCGGTGTTCCGGTCGCCGCGCTTCGTCAGGGCACACCCAGGACCAGCGATGGGGAGGCATGGTTCGCGGGTCATCGCTTTCCTGCTGCCAGTGTCGGCGGCAGGGAGGTGCGCGGTTGCCCCGACTGCTTGGAAGCCGAGCCGGGACTGCGTGGTATATGGTCGCTGCCCTTCGTCACGATCTGCCCGGAGCATAACCGCCCGTTGGTTACATTGTGGACGGTGCAGGACAGGCTTGATCGACATGAGGTAACCAGGCGACTGCCGGAGCTTGATCTGCCCGCCGAGTCGTCCTGA
- a CDS encoding AAA family ATPase — MCDHMFVVTGGPGSGKSTLIDALHDRGFASMPEAGRAIIRDQVQIGGTALPWADKATFAELMLGWELRSWHEAAAFEKPVLMDRGVPDVVGYLTLCGLRVPIHVEAAAETYRYNRTVFIAPYWEAIFGQDAERRQDQEEAEATGRVMADTYARFGYQLVELPKASVEERVAFVMDHLKAE; from the coding sequence ATGTGTGACCATATGTTCGTCGTGACTGGTGGCCCCGGTTCCGGCAAGAGCACTTTGATCGACGCCCTGCATGATAGGGGATTTGCGTCCATGCCCGAGGCCGGGCGGGCGATCATTCGCGATCAGGTTCAGATCGGCGGAACCGCCTTGCCGTGGGCAGACAAAGCCACGTTTGCCGAACTCATGCTCGGATGGGAGCTGCGTTCGTGGCATGAAGCTGCGGCTTTCGAAAAGCCGGTGCTTATGGACAGAGGAGTCCCCGATGTCGTCGGCTATCTGACGCTATGTGGCCTTCGGGTTCCCATCCATGTGGAGGCTGCCGCGGAGACATATCGCTACAACAGAACGGTCTTCATTGCCCCATACTGGGAGGCCATTTTCGGGCAGGACGCCGAAAGAAGGCAGGATCAAGAGGAAGCCGAAGCAACCGGCCGGGTCATGGCTGATACTTACGCCCGCTTCGGCTACCAACTTGTCGAGCTGCCCAAGGCGTCAGTCGAGGAACGGGTTGCTTTCGTCATGGATCACCTAAAAGCTGAATGA
- a CDS encoding sulfate ABC transporter substrate-binding protein, whose amino-acid sequence MTIRKLHAAALALLLGASPALAQDKILNVSYDVGRELFEALNPQFQTYWKDKTGNDVTIDQSHGGSSKQARAILEGLPADVVTFNQETDIDVLAQNGLVAENWREAFPNGASPYYSLPAFLVRKGNPKGIKDWSDLARDDVQAVFPNPKTSGNARYTYLAAYAYALTQEGGTPEKAQEFVAKIFANVPVFDTGGRAATQTFTERNIGDVLITFEAETKGIAAQYADQGYESVTPATSLFAAFPVAVVSENAEKNGSTEVSTEYLNWLYLPQAQETLAQNHYRTTDETVTAKYSAEFPEVKLLTVDEVFGGWDKITAEHLAEGGILDQVFVNR is encoded by the coding sequence ATGACGATCCGCAAGCTTCATGCCGCCGCACTGGCCTTGCTGTTGGGGGCTTCCCCGGCGCTGGCTCAGGACAAGATCCTGAACGTCAGCTATGACGTGGGCCGCGAGCTGTTCGAAGCGCTCAACCCCCAGTTCCAGACCTATTGGAAGGACAAGACCGGCAACGACGTCACCATCGACCAAAGCCATGGCGGATCGTCGAAACAGGCGCGCGCAATCCTCGAGGGGCTGCCGGCCGATGTGGTCACCTTCAACCAGGAAACCGACATCGACGTGCTGGCGCAGAACGGGCTGGTCGCAGAGAACTGGCGCGAGGCTTTCCCCAACGGCGCCTCGCCCTATTATTCCCTGCCCGCCTTTCTGGTGCGCAAGGGCAACCCAAAGGGGATCAAGGACTGGTCGGATCTGGCCCGCGACGACGTGCAGGCGGTCTTCCCGAACCCCAAGACCAGTGGCAACGCGCGCTATACCTATCTGGCCGCCTATGCCTATGCCCTGACGCAAGAGGGCGGCACGCCGGAAAAGGCACAGGAATTCGTCGCCAAGATCTTTGCCAACGTCCCGGTCTTCGACACCGGCGGCCGGGCTGCGACCCAGACCTTTACCGAGCGCAACATCGGCGACGTGCTGATCACCTTCGAGGCCGAAACCAAGGGCATCGCCGCGCAATATGCCGATCAGGGTTATGAATCGGTGACCCCGGCGACCAGCCTGTTCGCTGCCTTCCCGGTCGCCGTTGTCTCCGAGAACGCCGAAAAGAACGGTTCCACCGAAGTTTCGACGGAATACCTCAACTGGCTCTATCTGCCCCAAGCGCAAGAGACGCTGGCCCAAAACCACTATCGCACCACCGATGAAACGGTAACGGCCAAATATTCGGCCGAGTTCCCCGAGGTGAAGCTGCTGACCGTCGATGAGGTTTTCGGCGGCTGGGACAAGATCACCGCCGAACATCTGGCCGAGGGCGGCATTCTCGATCAGGTTTTCGTCAACAGATGA
- a CDS encoding sulfotransferase family protein, with protein sequence MNKSLITSDQKPVSLVILGPHRCGTSALSGVLKHLGADIPETLMPASGDNPLGYFESLRVMAFNDKLLKALGSNWKDLSPLDLGSFAPQVFESFISEAVEILHEEFSAARLPLLKDPRICRLAGFWDEAFIRLGYQPLYIHTHRNPLETADSLKKRDGIPVEVGLLIWLRHVLDAEAATRGKTRVFTNYKALLDDWHPQVAQIEKRLGLSFHRNSITVRQDIDNFLSNVLHRQRRAEEDVSRSMQVADVVRDVFRILENWTSNAENPSNYNTLDHLRRRLDGSLDQVAIFMRAQEEDQKRLHENLRDRERDLHAYEKNVQERLEEITKISELLLESQKQREAEQKTHAAQIAALNRMLLEVQRQRDKEVLARAKSETHVRALLSSTSWRMTAPMRRMATFLRQNKNRFSNR encoded by the coding sequence ATGAATAAATCTCTTATTACTTCGGACCAGAAGCCCGTTTCTCTTGTTATACTCGGGCCGCATCGCTGCGGAACCTCAGCGTTGTCGGGCGTGCTCAAGCACTTAGGTGCAGATATCCCAGAGACCCTGATGCCGGCAAGCGGTGATAATCCACTCGGATACTTTGAATCTCTGCGCGTGATGGCCTTCAACGACAAGCTGCTCAAAGCGCTTGGATCGAACTGGAAAGACCTTTCACCACTCGACCTCGGTAGCTTCGCCCCCCAAGTGTTCGAGAGCTTCATATCCGAAGCGGTAGAGATACTGCACGAAGAATTTTCTGCAGCCCGGCTCCCGCTTCTGAAGGATCCTCGAATTTGTCGCCTCGCCGGGTTCTGGGATGAGGCATTTATCCGTCTGGGCTATCAACCCCTCTACATCCACACTCACCGGAATCCGCTTGAAACCGCCGACTCCCTGAAAAAGCGCGATGGAATTCCAGTCGAGGTCGGATTATTGATCTGGTTGCGCCATGTGCTGGATGCTGAGGCCGCAACGCGCGGAAAGACGCGCGTTTTTACAAACTATAAGGCATTACTCGACGACTGGCATCCACAGGTCGCGCAGATTGAAAAAAGGCTCGGCCTGAGCTTCCATCGCAACAGCATCACCGTTCGTCAGGATATCGACAATTTTCTCAGCAATGTCCTACATCGCCAGCGCCGGGCTGAGGAAGATGTAAGCAGATCCATGCAGGTGGCCGATGTCGTGCGCGATGTGTTCCGAATTCTCGAAAACTGGACGAGTAACGCAGAGAACCCCTCTAATTATAACACACTGGATCACCTTCGTCGGCGTTTGGACGGCTCTCTCGATCAGGTTGCCATTTTCATGCGCGCGCAAGAGGAAGATCAGAAACGCCTTCATGAAAACCTGCGTGACCGCGAACGTGATCTTCACGCTTACGAGAAAAACGTCCAAGAACGGCTCGAAGAGATCACAAAGATCAGCGAGTTGCTGCTGGAAAGCCAGAAGCAACGCGAAGCAGAACAAAAAACCCATGCCGCGCAAATCGCAGCGCTCAACAGGATGCTGCTTGAGGTCCAAAGACAGCGGGATAAGGAAGTGCTTGCCCGTGCAAAAAGTGAGACGCATGTGCGGGCACTATTGTCCAGCACCTCATGGAGGATGACTGCCCCCATGCGACGAATGGCTACATTTTTGCGCCAGAACAAGAACCGGTTTTCCAATAGATGA
- the guaD gene encoding guanine deaminase: MRQLIRGRTLSFHADPVEVESAFTYHEDGAIITEAGKIVAIDDYADLREPELREIDHRPHLILPGFIDTHIHFPQVQVIASWGAQLLDWLNTYTFPEESRFAQQGHAPAMAEKFLDLLLQHGTTTAVAFCSVHPQSAEALFSAAEARNMAMVAGKVMMDRNAPEAVLDTPQQGYDDSKQLIAKWHGRGRQRYAITPRFAITSTPEQMEMTGQLVREHPDCHIQTHLSENRDEIAFTLSLYPQARDYLDIYETYGLLSDKLLLGHSIHLEPREIARMAETGSRAVFCPTSNLFLGSGLFDEAGLRAAGVVSGIATDVGGGTSYSMLQTLNEGYKILQLRGQKLHPFAAFHWVTRGNAVALGMADRIGTLEPGSDADLVVLNSSATPAMALRMERAETLAEELFILQILGDDRAIAQTYVAGKPMLG, from the coding sequence ATGCGACAGCTGATCCGGGGGCGAACGCTCTCATTCCACGCCGACCCGGTCGAGGTCGAAAGCGCCTTCACCTATCACGAGGACGGCGCCATCATCACCGAAGCCGGCAAGATTGTTGCCATCGACGACTATGCCGACCTGCGCGAACCCGAACTGCGCGAAATCGACCATCGCCCGCATCTGATCCTGCCAGGCTTCATCGACACGCATATCCATTTTCCGCAGGTCCAGGTGATCGCAAGCTGGGGGGCGCAACTGCTCGACTGGCTCAACACCTATACCTTCCCCGAGGAATCCCGCTTTGCCCAGCAGGGCCACGCCCCCGCGATGGCCGAGAAGTTCCTAGACCTGCTGCTCCAGCACGGCACCACCACCGCGGTGGCCTTCTGCTCGGTGCATCCGCAATCGGCCGAGGCGCTGTTCTCTGCGGCCGAGGCCCGCAACATGGCCATGGTCGCCGGCAAGGTGATGATGGACCGCAACGCCCCCGAGGCGGTTCTGGACACGCCCCAGCAAGGCTATGACGACAGCAAGCAACTCATCGCGAAATGGCACGGCCGGGGCCGGCAGCGTTACGCCATTACCCCCCGCTTTGCCATCACCTCGACCCCCGAGCAGATGGAAATGACCGGGCAGTTGGTGCGCGAGCATCCCGACTGCCATATCCAGACCCATCTTAGCGAGAACCGGGACGAGATCGCCTTTACCCTCAGCCTTTATCCCCAGGCGCGCGATTATCTCGACATTTACGAAACCTACGGGCTTTTATCCGACAAGCTGCTGCTTGGTCACTCGATCCACCTTGAGCCACGCGAGATCGCCCGCATGGCCGAGACAGGCAGCCGCGCCGTGTTCTGCCCCACCTCGAACCTGTTCCTCGGCTCAGGTCTTTTCGACGAGGCCGGCCTGCGCGCGGCCGGCGTGGTCAGCGGCATCGCCACCGATGTGGGCGGCGGCACCAGCTATTCGATGCTGCAAACCCTGAACGAGGGCTACAAGATCCTGCAACTGCGCGGCCAGAAACTGCATCCCTTCGCGGCCTTCCATTGGGTCACGAGGGGGAATGCGGTGGCGCTTGGCATGGCGGACCGGATCGGCACGCTGGAGCCCGGCAGCGACGCCGATCTGGTGGTGCTGAACAGCAGCGCGACCCCCGCCATGGCACTGCGGATGGAGCGGGCCGAAACCCTGGCCGAAGAGCTGTTCATCCTGCAGATCCTCGGCGACGACCGCGCCATCGCGCAAACTTACGTCGCCGGGAAGCCCATGCTCGGCTGA
- a CDS encoding ATP-binding protein, producing the protein MSDEMLVSMFVKGADDKWRFHLGETERHECKEGFGFRHSEKWLRAVAALANNEGGYVVLGVKDKSLTNGIIDSDSYLAKGMSSSEFENADPADFSMKLKSTFDPTPRIETKCIHLDGAKIGIIYVHKHPGRPVITTKGEGRISEGDIFFRYPGQSSRIKYSDLQTILEDRDRRVREQMLPLVEELIKLGPRNAMIADLSKGELRGDNGTILIGEHLVEKIKFIKEGEFREKEGAPALMLIGEVSPVGAGTVTVQKTFVTVNSIIDDFLEQQTPFEPRDYIRCAVEAGNGAWLPMHYFARGAGLNSKQVESLVMSCSAPSSRREVNRDSFLVSNQHLAEHRVRQELSLARCIRVKFRRSLM; encoded by the coding sequence ATGAGCGATGAAATGCTCGTTAGCATGTTCGTGAAAGGGGCGGACGACAAATGGCGATTCCATCTCGGCGAAACCGAAAGGCACGAGTGCAAGGAAGGTTTTGGGTTCCGGCACTCTGAAAAATGGCTTCGTGCGGTAGCGGCCTTGGCCAATAACGAGGGAGGTTACGTTGTTCTTGGCGTCAAGGACAAGTCATTGACTAACGGAATCATCGATTCTGATAGCTATCTGGCAAAAGGAATGTCATCGAGCGAATTCGAGAACGCGGATCCGGCAGACTTTTCGATGAAGTTGAAATCGACGTTTGATCCAACGCCACGCATCGAGACGAAATGTATCCACCTTGATGGAGCTAAGATCGGCATCATTTACGTGCATAAGCACCCCGGTCGACCGGTCATCACGACGAAAGGCGAAGGAAGGATTTCCGAAGGAGACATATTCTTTCGATATCCAGGACAATCTTCTAGAATAAAATACAGCGATTTGCAAACAATCCTCGAGGATCGGGACAGGCGGGTTCGCGAGCAGATGCTGCCACTGGTGGAGGAACTTATTAAGCTTGGTCCAAGAAATGCTATGATTGCCGATTTGTCCAAAGGTGAGCTTCGTGGCGACAACGGAACGATCCTAATTGGTGAGCATCTCGTAGAGAAGATCAAGTTCATTAAAGAGGGCGAATTTCGGGAAAAAGAGGGCGCTCCAGCCCTCATGCTGATCGGTGAAGTATCACCAGTGGGGGCAGGAACGGTCACTGTTCAAAAGACGTTTGTTACGGTCAACAGCATAATTGATGACTTTCTTGAACAGCAGACCCCGTTTGAACCAAGGGACTACATCCGCTGTGCGGTGGAGGCTGGTAATGGCGCTTGGCTGCCCATGCACTACTTCGCTCGGGGAGCAGGGCTGAATTCAAAACAAGTCGAATCGTTAGTTATGTCCTGCTCAGCGCCGTCCAGCCGAAGGGAAGTTAACCGCGACAGTTTTTTGGTGTCAAACCAGCATTTAGCCGAGCATCGGGTTAGGCAGGAGTTATCCTTAGCGAGATGCATTCGGGTAAAGTTCCGTCGGTCGCTGATGTGA
- the xdhC gene encoding xanthine dehydrogenase accessory protein XdhC — protein sequence MIRVQITRTRGSSPREAGAAMFVSEQGLSGTIGGGQLEYMAIDRARQMLTRGETRARMDVPLGPEIGQCCGGRVELALTSIAEPPAEPDHPRVLIFGAGHVGRALATALALLPLRPILIDQRAQELAQATGDTRLTPLPEAEIRDAPFGTSHVIVTHDHALDFLLAAEALRRMDAPYIGMIGSQTKLAQFRRFARAQGLDTDRLTCPIGAGWSHDKRPEVIAAFTAAEIIDRLTQTTSSLKKYPCDS from the coding sequence ATGATCCGGGTCCAGATCACCCGCACCCGCGGATCGTCCCCGCGCGAGGCCGGAGCGGCAATGTTCGTCAGCGAACAGGGCCTCAGCGGCACGATCGGCGGCGGGCAGCTGGAGTATATGGCGATCGACCGCGCCAGGCAGATGCTGACGCGCGGCGAGACCCGGGCGCGAATGGACGTGCCCCTCGGCCCCGAGATCGGCCAATGCTGCGGCGGCCGGGTCGAGCTTGCCCTGACCAGCATCGCCGAACCCCCGGCCGAGCCCGATCATCCCCGGGTGTTGATCTTCGGCGCGGGCCATGTCGGCCGGGCGCTGGCCACGGCCCTCGCACTCCTACCGCTGCGCCCCATCCTGATCGACCAGCGCGCGCAGGAACTGGCGCAGGCGACGGGCGACACCCGCCTCACCCCCCTGCCCGAAGCCGAGATCCGCGATGCCCCCTTCGGCACCAGCCATGTCATCGTCACCCATGACCACGCGCTGGACTTCCTGCTCGCCGCCGAGGCCCTGCGCCGCATGGACGCGCCCTATATCGGCATGATCGGCAGCCAGACCAAGCTGGCGCAGTTCCGCCGCTTTGCCCGCGCCCAGGGGCTCGACACCGACCGGCTGACCTGCCCGATCGGCGCCGGCTGGTCGCACGACAAGCGCCCCGAGGTCATCGCCGCCTTCACCGCCGCCGAAATCATCGACCGGCTGACCCAAACCACTTCTTCGTTGAAAAAATACCCATGCGACAGCTGA
- a CDS encoding type I restriction enzyme subunit R domain-containing protein, which yields MLSSKDRLEQIASDIIMDMELKPRLKAGRGNAMLVAGSIPEACRFFEIFSKSGSTLASKCAIVTSYKRAAPELTGEETGMGETEKQYVHRVYDDLLGDKSEEDYEEEALRLFKNEPGQMKLLIVVSLCERRIRA from the coding sequence GTGCTGTCAAGCAAGGATCGCCTAGAGCAGATCGCCAGCGACATTATCATGGATATGGAGTTGAAGCCGCGCCTAAAGGCTGGTCGCGGGAACGCAATGCTGGTTGCTGGGTCAATCCCCGAAGCATGCAGGTTCTTCGAGATTTTCAGCAAGTCTGGCTCCACCCTCGCCAGCAAATGCGCCATCGTGACCTCCTATAAGCGGGCCGCGCCGGAACTGACCGGCGAAGAGACCGGCATGGGAGAAACCGAAAAGCAGTATGTGCATCGGGTTTATGACGACCTGCTAGGGGACAAGAGCGAAGAGGATTACGAGGAAGAGGCACTGCGCCTGTTCAAGAATGAACCGGGTCAGATGAAGCTTCTGATCGTGGTGAGCCTATGCGAACGTCGCATCCGAGCCTGA